In Aspergillus nidulans FGSC A4 chromosome II, a single window of DNA contains:
- a CDS encoding uncharacterized protein (transcript_id=CADANIAT00005058), with translation MGDDYLSNGTVSHHHTPDCKRRSLYVGLVSSGALSGRLDEMLSTLDVITHSDTSGGVNSLALCESKKDMGVRCHRVDLVEGPFGCWLAVAAVMGCFRPRVAWPRNNRGLVSIHGSAAS, from the coding sequence ATGGGTGATGACTACCTCAGTAATGGCACGGTCTCCCATCATCATACACCAGATTGCAAAAGGCGTTCTTTGTACGTAGGGCTGGTCAGTAGTGGGGCGCTTAGCGGACGCCTAGATGAGATGTTATCAACCCTAGACGTGATCACACATTCCGATACCAGCGGAGGCGTCAACAGTCTTGCGCTTTGTGAGAGTAAGAAGGACATGGGCGTCAGATGTCACAGAGTTGATCTCGTGGAGGGGCCCTTTGGCTGCTGGTTGGCTGTGGCTGCAGTCATGGGATGTTTTCGACCTCGAGTCGCGTGGCCGAGAAACAATAGGGGTTTAGTAAGCATCCACGGATCAGCAGCAAGCTGA
- a CDS encoding putative prefoldin subunit 1 (transcript_id=CADANIAT00005059): protein MSIPNEALQKLLQEIESRVITSQQQIGITKAQMTSKNRDIRMLELTSKELSSLPADTNVYEGVGKMFVAVPRATVDKRISTETGELKGEIENLEKRMNYLEMTFKNSRENLEAILKSGRA from the exons ATGTCTATCCCAAACGAAGCTCTTCAAAAG CTCCTTCAAGAAATCGAATCCCGCGTGATAACCTCGCAGCAACAGATTGGGATCACGAAGGCACAAATGACAAGCAAAAACCGTGATATCCGAATGCTAGAGCTCACATCAAAGGAGCTAAGCTCTTTGCCCGCCGATACTAATGTTTATGAGGGCGTCGGAAAGAT GTTCGTTGCGGTCCCTAGAGCCACAGTGGACAAGCGGATATCGACAGAGACCGGAGAGTTGAAGGGGGAGATAGAGaatctggagaagaggatgaatTATTTGGAGATGACGTTTAAGAACAGTCGGGAGAATCTGGAGGCTATTTTGAAGTCTGGACGGGCGTGA
- a CDS encoding isopenicillin N synthase family dioxygenase (transcript_id=CADANIAT00005060), with protein sequence MGLPVVDFSSWHNVKDERSRQRVAQQLVDACQRVGFVRIINHSLPEGALDEAFEWMKRLFALPEEDKMKAPHPAGWAVHRGYSWPGLEKVTQIMSTDGDGDVKKKLREVPDVKEVYDIGSEDDTSQPNQWLPNAILPGFRDFMVQFYSECDRVGKEILRAIAVGLDLEDAEYLTRKHSGNSNQLRLLHYLPVPAEDLEKDRVTRCAAHTDWSSITMLFQDDCGGLEVEDISRPGTFVPAQPVKDSIIMNIGDLLQRWSNDRLRSTNHRVSLPTLSDRIGGPDRMTRERFSIPYFMSPDDEVLVECIPSCMNDETPAKYEPITRGDYNKMRMSMMY encoded by the exons ATGGGACTCCCAGTCGTGGACTTTTCATCGTGGCATAATGTTAAAGATGAAAGATCTCGGCAACGTGTGGCACAACAGCTCGTAGACGCCTGTCAGCGGGTAGGTTTCGTGCGTATCATCAATCACTCCTTGCCGGAAGGGGCCCTCGACGAGGCATTTGAATGGATGAAGCGACTCTTCGCActtccagaagaggataaaaTGAAGGCGCCTCATCCGGCGGGTTGGGCTGTCCATCGTGGATACTCATGGCCGGGTCTAGAGAAGGTCACCCAAATCATGAGCACTGACGGCGACGGAGACGTGAAGAAAAAATTACGAGAAGTGCCTGATGTCAAG GAAGTCTACGACATCGGCAGCGAAGATGACACCAGCCAGCCGAACCAATGGCTTCCTAACGCCATACTCCCTGGCTTCCGCGATTTCATGGTCCAATTCTACAGCGAGTGTGACCGCGTTGGCAAGGAAATTCTCCGAGCCATAGCCGTaggcctggatcttgaggACGCAGAGTACCTCACGAGAAAGCATTCGGGGAACTCTAACCAGCTGCGACTCCTTCACTACCTACCCGTTCCAGCtgaggatctggagaaagatcGCGTGACTCGCTGTGCAGCGCATACGGACTGGAGCTCGATTACGATGCTTTTCCAAGATGACTGTGGCgggctggaggtggaggataTATCGAGGCCTGGGACGTTTGTGCCTGCGCAGCCTGTGAAAGATAGTATCATCATGAACATTGGAGATCTGTTGCAGAGGTGGAGTAACG ACCGTCTTCGCTCTACGAACCACCGAGTGAGCCTACCGACTCTCTCAGATCGTATTGGAGGTCCAGATAGGATGACCCGTGAGCGATTCTCGATTCCTTACTTTATGTCTCCGGATGACGAAGTCCTTGTTGAATGTATACCTTCCTGTATGAATGACGAAACCCCAGCTAAGTATGAGCCTATTACACGAGGAGACTATAACAAGATGAGGATGTCTATGATGTATTGA
- a CDS encoding uncharacterized protein (transcript_id=CADANIAT00005061): MKPSGLIVTTFLLTAGAFATSPIPFDHPITASPDTNRRAYDILQRLNKRDSNCPGGYSPCDNLDNSGICCRTDAICTSDEANHIACCPSGASCTGTLGGSSGAFETTRTSSDATTTTDDDPTSTITGSTMSGGYPFVYVPTAFSDADQCSSYYDRCERSYTACVTYFGGYGVTVTGGGADFTQTGAAANAIETCSSLSQSACHGLNLGVCGNYEGGTDGAGHRRTSSLQDLVVGLVVGIAGFFI; the protein is encoded by the coding sequence ATGAAGCCTTCCGGCTTAATCGTGACCACATTCCTCCTCACCGCCGGCGCCTTCGCGACCTCACCCATTCCCTTCGACCACCCCATCACAGCAAGCCCAGACACAAATCGGCGGGCATATGATATTCTGCAGCGCTTGAACAAGCGCGACAGCAACTGTCCTGGCGGATACAGCCCATGCGATAACCTCGACAACTCCGGCATCTGCTGCCGAACAGACGCTATATGTACGAGCGATGAAGCAAACCATATTGCATGCTGCCCCAGCGGGGCAAGCTGCACGGGTACTCTAGGTGGCTCATCAGGAGCATTTGAAACGACTCGAACATCATCGGACGCTACAACCACAACCGACGATGACCCTACGTCTACGATCACGGGCTCAACAATGTCCGGCGGCTATCCGTTCGTCTATGTGCCTACTGCCTTCTCTGACGCTGATCAGTGTTCATCATACTACGATAGATGCGAGAGAAGCTATACGGCGTGCGTTACGTATTTCGGGGGCTACGGGGTGACTGTGACGGGCGGGGGAGCGGACTTCACACAGACAGGCGCTGCGGCGAATGCGATCGAAACATGCTCCAGCTTAAGCCAGAGTGCATGCCATGGGCTTAATCTGGGGGTTTGTGGGAATTATGAAGGGGGGACGGATGGCGCGGGCCACCGGAGGACATCGAGCCTACAGGATCTTGTTGTGGGCTTGGTGGTTGGCATTGCTGGGTTCTTCATTTAA
- a CDS encoding uncharacterized protein (transcript_id=CADANIAT00005062) produces MHTSQLLQTAISIVAFLSQCRLADATPLGPSGTEGGSLEQRSCDNPCGYYSQLCCASDETCITDENNQAVCSSSSSGSGSGGGTWETYSTTWVVTETDVETRTSVWSSWVAAPTSTSGSCRSDLGESECGSDCCSASEVCSSDKKCVLAATTSIWATDTGTATAPVRPTDSSTVTETATTTQAFETPVTTDGSPALGVDAPDDGGLSGGAIAGIVIGTLAGVFLLFLLCLCLCARGLLNSILACLGIGRRRREETYVEEHHSHHTHRPGRTWFGTRPSGPSHEGENRSGWGKLATIGIVLGAIALCLGLKRKKDHSDEKSSTSYTYPSYYSYYTSTIFSERELRPTNPTEQAIRTIEVPGITINDDTLKVDDMIP; encoded by the exons ATGCATACCTCTCAATTACTGCAAACTGCGATCTCGATTGTCGCATTCCTGAGCCAGTGTCGACTTGCCGATGCGACGCCGTTAGGGCCGAGTGGCACTGAGGGGGGGTCGCTCGAACAGCGATCCTGCGACAACCCATGTGGTTACTACAGCCAGCTTTGCTGTGCCTCCGACGAAACATGTATTACAGACGAAAATAACCAAGCGGTttgttcttcctcgagcaGCGGTTCAGGGAGTGGAGGCGGCACCTGGGAAACGTACAGCACCACCTGGGTTGTTACTGAGACCGATGTCGAGACACGCACATCTGTATGGAGTAGTTGGGTCGCGGCTCCGACGAGCACGAGCGGGAGTTGTCGAAGTGATCTCGGTGAGAGTGAGTGTGGCAGCGACTGCTGCAGTGCTTCTGAAGTCTGTAGTTCCGACAAGAAGTGTGTTCTGGCAGCTACCACCTCGATCTGGGCAACAGATACTGGCACCGCCACGGCTCCCGTACGACCGACAGACTCGAGCACCGTTACTGAAACTGCGACAACCACTCAGGCCTTCGAGACGCCCGTTACCACCGACGGATCGCCAGCGCTAGGGGTCGACGCTCCGGATGACGGCGGCTTGAGCGGTGGTGCGATTGCGGGCATTGTGATCGGGACACTCGCTGGTGTGTTCTTgctgttcctcctctgcctctgcctgTGCGCACGCGGACTTTTGAACAGCATTCTTGCCTGTTTGGGAATTGGGCGAAGGAGGCGAGAAGAGACTTATGTGGAAGAACATCATTCGCATCATACGCACCGGCCTGGCCGCACGTGGTTTGGCACTCGGCCATCTGGGCCTTCACATGAGGGCGAGAATAGATCAGGATGGGGCAAGCTTGCAACGATTGGAATCGTCCTCGGTGCGATTGCGCTTTGTCTCGGgctgaaaaggaagaaggaccACAGCGACGAGAAGAGTAGCACCTCTTACACGTACCCAAGCTATTATAGCTATTACACCAGCACAA TCTTTAGCGAGCGAGAGCTCAGACCGACGAACCCGACGGAGCAGGCGATCAGGACGATCGAGGTCCCGGGTATAACGATTAACGATGACACGTTGAAGGTGGACGACATGATTCCATGA
- a CDS encoding CCR4-NOT core subunit CAF40 (transcript_id=CADANIAT00005063): MLQTQSQHVFSHQHQYPQADAAWLQHQQQQHQAQHHPHQAQQHSSLVAQQHAQVQAAAAAAAAAQQQHYSRIAMAGTGAMTNNAAASNTTQGLGVGGVGGDGALSSAMSMIDGGVSDENRKVFIWVAELLDSNRREAALMELSKKREQVPELALVIWHSFGVMTALLQEIISVYPLLNPSQLTAAASNRVCNALALLQCVASHNETRTLFLNAHIPLFLYPFLNTTSKSRPFEYLRLTSLGVIGALVKNDSSDVINFLLTTEIIPLCLRIMETGSELSKTVAIFIVQKILLDDIGLAYICATYERFYAVGTVLSNMVTQLVEQQTVRLLKHVVRCFLRLSDNSRAREALRQCLPEPLRDATFSSVLRDDAATKRCLAQLLINLSDNVSDGAAGVAM, from the exons ATGCTTCAAACGCAAAGTCAGCACGTCTTctctcatcagcatcagtaTCCGCAGGCTGATGCCGCCTGGttgcagcatcagcagcagcagcatcaggcCCAGCACCACCCGCACCAAGCCCAGCAACATTCCTCGCTAGTCGCTCAGCAGCATGCCCAGGTCCAGGCGGCCGcagctgccgccgccgcagctcagcaacagcactACTCGAGGATAGCCATGGCCGGCACCGGTGCCATGACCAACAACGCCGCAGCGAGCAATACCACTCAGGGACTGGGAGTCGGAGGCGTTGGTGGGGATGGCGCGTTGTCGAGTGCGATGTCGATGATCGATGGCGGAGTCAGCGATGAAAACCGGAAGGTCTTTATTTGGGTTGcggagctcctggattcGAATCGCAGGGAAGCTGCTTTAATGGAGCTCAGCAAGAAGAGGGAACAGGTACCCGAGCTGGCACTCGTTATCTGGCATTCTTTTG GTGTCATGACCGCGTTACTACAGGAAATCATCTCCGTGTACCCGCTGTTGAACCCGTCTCAACTTACCGCTGCCGCATCAAATAGGGTTTGCAACGCTTTGGCTCTGCTACAGTGTGTAGCCTCTCACAATGAGACCCGCACTCTCTTCTTGAATG CCCATATCCCTCTGTTCCTTTACCCCTTTCTGAATACAACCTCGAAATCCCGGCCGTTCGAGTACCTCCGTCTTACTTCGCTAGGAGTAATCGGTGCGCTTGTTAAAAACGACTCTTCAGACGtcatcaacttcctcctcacgACTGAAATAATTCCGCTCTGTCTTCGGATCATGGAAACCGGCTCCGAGCTGAGCAAAACAGTGGCCATCTTCATTGTTCAAAAGATACTGCTGGATGACATCGGCCTAGCGTACATTTGCGCGACCTATGAGAGGTTCTACGCGGTGGGAACAGTTCTGAGCAACATGGTTACTCAGTTGGTTGAGCAGCAGACCGTGAGACTTCTCAAGCATGTTGTGCGCTGCTTCCTTCG GCTGAGCGATAATAGCCGTGCTCGCGAGGCCTTGCGCCAATGTCTGCCTGAGCCTTTACGTGACGCCACCTTTTCCTCGGTCCTCCGCGACGACGCAGCAACGAAGCGGTGTCTCGCCCAACTTCTCATCAACCTCTCCGATAACGTGTCCGACGGCGCAGCGGGTGTTGCTATGTGA
- a CDS encoding putative PHD finger domain protein (transcript_id=CADANIAT00005064), producing the protein MVSRKRTRSEADAPPEQTEQPHEEPGLLTKLRNSWEFANLMQYIAIFGKLMKIDEDFGIEDLENECLKPGPSEKLLEIGLCLLKWVSSHRGLRFDNFDEYTRRQYNAKAPHIPNPFGYDEVPKRFLDFDVFLKLRVLHQLTVWTFWNPDRIRDKMPEQREIDQLQWRIEEIGYDRKGRYYYILDDNRLYRRTDPPIPPPKPVKSKSKTTRKSARAMRASKRRKVTEGDHDEESEEENTDVNVDIENPYAALKWECIAITLEDYQQFLDSIRNTRDADEKILRDRIEEHVMPIIEQEQAAQERQRIKREKELINLQLLAGAKRSSRLAEKSEKERQEREAMEAARKREEELAAARKEEERLRKMENERRSRIMTREQRIKERERKRILHEAELERIQEEQKKLERGESRISERQLKAELEKQRKNLEDLSQEDEWIFDCSGCGVHGENIDDGSHSVACEKCNVWQHSKCLGIKQEEAEREDFHFVCRDCKRREEEAKLPKLPPLKFKVGSSPSSNTDGHPETKAIQPTNEDAVVNGSPSKQPCLPQPTQPPFPTSPERRPQSSYASSFSPSHAPFSPSKGMNGLVSSQDQPQLPPIQHFAPNSRGPLAPAPSLTQRPSSAHSIHSPTLPSPIQNRPSMSPTQGNRDVGPLAGFPPMPSSDGPGPGPTSWTPYGQHQTPRPSTGHHASFSSVHSGNGSFAATPTANRASSPHSHHLLSGISPTKQSPRPWTAGGMGGAPILPPVQKLEPSPKLMGRSSPDAPIPPPVKCMTPEQEERRQRENAMGLHGHLSQPNGQHAMSPSINRIPPLEPSPLVPKPEPSQPGYDSHP; encoded by the exons ATGGTATCGCGAAAGCGCACCCGCTCCGAGGCGGATGCTCCCCCGGAGCAGACAGAGCAGCCACACGAGGAGCCCGGTCTGCTAACGAAGCTTCGGAACAGCTGGGAGTTTGCGAACCTCATGCAGTATATCGCCATCTTTGGAAAACTCATGAAAATTGACGAGGATTTCGGAATTGAG GACCTGGAAAACGAGTGTCTCAAGCCTGGACCTTCGGAGAAGCTCTTGGAGATTGGTCTCTGCCTGCTTAAATGGGTTTCGTCGCATCGCGGACTCAG ATTCGATAACTTTGACGAGTATACGAGACGCCAGTACAATGCGAAAGCTCCACACATCCCCAATCCCTTCGGGTACGACGAGGTCCCAAAGCGGTTCTTGGACTTTGATGTATTCTTGAAACTTCGCGTCCTTCACCAGCTCACTGTCTGGACATTTTGGAATCCCGACCGGATCCGTGATAAGATGCCGGAGCAAAGGGAGATCGACCAGTTACAATGG CGAATCGAGGAGATTGGATATGATCGAAAAGGCCGTTACTATTATATACTAGATGACAATAGGCTCTACCGCCGGACTGATCCTCCCATTCCCCCTCCGAAGCCGGTTAAGTCGAAGTCGAAAACGACGAGAAAGAGTGCACGAGCCATGAGAGCatcgaagaggagaaaagtCACCGAAGGGGACCACGATGAGGAGTCTGAAGAGGAGAACACTGACGTGAATGTGGACATTGAGAACCCCTACGCGGCGTTGAAGTGGGAATGCATTGCCATTACGCTGGAGGACTACCAACAGTTCCTTGATTCGATACGGAACACGAGGGACGCAGATGAAAAGATACTCAGAGACAGGATCGAAGAGCACGTAATGCCGATTATTGAACAGGAACAAGCAGCCCAGGAGCGTCAGAGGATCAAGCGCGAAAAGGAGCTCATCAACCTTCAACTCCTTGCTGGTGCCAAGAGGTCAAGCCGTCTCGCCGAGAAGAGTGAGAAGGAGCGGCAGGAACGAGAAGCTATGGAGGCAGCGCGGAagcgggaggaggagctggcggcTGCTCGTAAAGAGGAGGAAcggttgaggaagatggagaatgAGCGGCGTTCGCGTATCATGACTCGCGAGCAGCGGATCAAGGAGCGCGAGAGAAAACGCATCCTGCATGAGGCCGAGCTGGAAAGGATTCAAGAGGAGCAAAAGAAACTTGAGAGAGGGGAAAGCCGGATTTCCGAACGTCAGCTAAAGGCTGAATTAGAGAAGCAGCGGAAGAATCTGGAAGATCTTTCTCAGGAAGACGAGTGGATATTTGACTGCTCTGGATGCGGCGTTCACGGTGAGAATATT GACGATGGTTCCCATAGTGTTGCATGCGAGAAATGCAATGTTTGGCAGCACAGCAAATGTCTTGGAATCaagcaggaggaggcggagcGAGAGGACTTTCATTTCGTCTGCCGGGATTGCAAACGTCgggaggaggaagcaaaACTCCCGAAATTACCGCCGCTCAAATTCAAGGTTGGgtcttcgccctcttccaACACCGATGGTCATCCAGAGACGAAAGCCATCCAACCTACCAACGAGGATGCGGTGGTTAACGGGTCGCCCTCGAAGCAGCCTTGCCTACCTCAGCCTACTCAGCCTCCGTTTCCTACATCTCCTGAACGCCGACCTCAGTCTTCATATGCGAGTTCTTTCAGCCCGTCTCACGCTCCTTTCTCCCCTTCGAAAGGCATGAACGGACTTGTTTCGTCTCAAGATCAGCCGCAACTACCTCCGATTCAACACTTTGCACCGAATAGCCGTGGCCCGCTCGCACCCGCTCCTTCCCTCACACAACGACCTTCATCCGCCCATTCGATCCATAGCCCAACCCTCCCATCTCCCATCCAGAACAGACCGTCGATGTCACCCACGCAAGGCAACCGTGATGTCGGTCCTCTGGCCGGATTCCCGCCAATGCCTTCGTCCGACGGCCCCGGCCCTGGTCCCACATCATGGACGCCGTACGGACAGCATCAGACACCTCGCCCCAGCACCGGCCATCATGCTTCATTCTCGTCAGTCCACAGCGGGAACGGATCGTTTGCAGCGACACCTACCGCCAATCGGGCATCGTCCCCGCACTCTCATCATTTGTTATCTGGCATAAGCCCTACCAAACAGTCTCCAAGGCCCTGGACTGCCGGAGGCATGGGAGGAGCACCAATTTTGCCTCCGGTACAAAAACTAGAACCGAGCCCTAAGCTGATGGGAAGGAGCTCGCCAGACGCGCCCATTCCACCGCCCGTGAAGTGCATGACGCCGGAGCAAGAGGAACGGAGGCAGAGAGAGAACGCTATGGGTCTACACGGCCATCTGTCGCAGCCTAACGGACAGCATGCCATGTCGCCGTCAATCAATCGCATCCCTCCTCTGGAACCGTCGCCATTGGTTCCGAAGCCTGAGCCTTCGCAGCCAGGTTACGATAGTCATCCATAG
- a CDS encoding uncharacterized protein (transcript_id=CADANIAT00005065), whose amino-acid sequence MRRSYRGPIKTAADGEAAEKLDQGDRSEKSACTGHLGSERSTSSGSRESRRQSLPPRLGECHAACQCHSGQVEDVDEDAGARNE is encoded by the exons ATGCGTAGATCCTACCGGGGCCCAATAAAGACCGCCGCGGACGGCGAGGCGGCTGAGAA GCTGGACCAGGGTGACCGCAGCGAGAAAAGCGCTTGCACTGGGCACTTGGGCAGTGAGAGAAGTACCTCTAGTGGGTCTCGAGAGTCAAGAAGACAATCCCTGCCGCCAAGACTGGGCGAGTGTCATGCAGCCTGTCAATGCCACAGCGGTCAGGTTGAggatgtggatgaggatgcagGCGCGAGAAACGAATAG
- a CDS encoding HMG-box domain-containing protein (transcript_id=CADANIAT00005066) has product MQRRLIENHPPSPPQSTDGDFASDASQFGDMYPLYGTPEPYAGAGQGHDESFNEQSSVTINMRYAPTAEYPQNASLHHPVRTWPFSPTAEYSRQELRQAQVLHNGARFSTPPADDGFASGSLDSAPSARWPSPARRQHASRARVLRSPRQRRRAKNRSSTDSSFVLTEPLSVLTKDMTHVPLKDMESHVNRPIEERLADTAKNDGKIPRPMNSFMLYRSAYANRVKEYFRQQNHQVVSSASGASWNKETPEIRAKYERLAVIEKRNHLKAYPGYKFTPAKDKKKRSTFDDSHSFSGEFTPEGSPAQRNISRNSTFSTPEIGSGWNGGHPTPPDMGDHGLPTDGYFPSLWPTSHPARQPVGMMLTSDPSHFMQPASNPEEIHYAPSTMLAGLPGAAHHDLLQPQGGQVDPALLNYPGSTIHPEGGSQVYGHPHYQMWQEGNNNVYAPFEASMEPSPDSYAGAPSIQPGIDGHEIWDSSQRATLEPAGGDFDNWLNQPAGY; this is encoded by the exons ATGCAGCGGCGATTGATCGAAAACCAcccgccttctcctcctcagtCCACCGACGGCGACTTCGCCTCTGACGCTTCTCAATTCGGTGATATGTATCCGTTGTACGGCACTCCAGAGCCCTATGCAGGCGCCGGGCAAGGCCATGATGAGTCTTTTAACGAGCAGAGCTCGGTGACAATT AACATGCGATATGCCCCGACGGCTGAATATCCTCAAAATGCATCCTTGCATCACCCGGTAAGGACTTGGCCCTTCTCACCTACCGCCGAATATTCAAGGCAGGAGCTAAGACAAGCACAGGTGCTGCACAACGGAGCTAGGTTCAGTACGCCACCGGCCGATGACGGGTTTGCTTCCGGGAGTCTTGATTCGGCACCATCTGCCAGGTGGCCGTCACCCGCACGGAGACAACACGCCTCACGGGCACGGGTGTTAAGGTCTCCCAGACAGCGACGTAGGGCAAAGAACCGCAGCAGTACAGATTCAAGTTTCGTCCTGACGGAACCCCTGAGTGTTTTGACCAAAGACATGACGCATGTCCCCCTCAAAGATATGGAGAGCCATGTAAACAGACCAATTGAGGAACGCCTTGCAGATACAGCCAAGAACGACGGGAAAATCCCTAGGCCCATGAATTCCTTCATGCTCTACCGCTCGGCATACGCTAATCGGGTTAAAGAGTATTTCAGACAGCAAAACCACCAAGTTGTTTCCTCAGCATCAGGCGCCAGTTGGAACAAGGAAACACCAGAGATCCGGGCAAAGTATGAGCGATTAGCAGTGATTGAGAAGAGGAACCACCTGAAGGCATATCCCGGGTACAAATTCACTCCGGccaaagacaagaagaaacgTTCCACCTTCGACGATAGCCATTCCTTCAGCGGCGAGTTCACGCCTGAGGGCAGTCCAGCACAGCGGAATATCAGTCGGAACAGTACGTTCAGCACCCCTGAGATTGGCAGTGGGTGGAATGGCGGGCACCCAACACCTCCTGACATGGGCGACCATGGCCTGCCGACGGACGGTTACTTCCCATCTTTGTGGCCCACAAGCCATCCCGCCAGACAACCAGTGGGAATGATGCTCACATCCGACCCTTCGCACTTCATGCAGCCAGCCTCCAACCCGGAAGAGATACACTATGCTCCGTCGACAATGCTGGCTGGTCTGCCCGGAGCAGCCCACCAtgacctcctccagcctcaagGCGGCCAAGTCGACCCTGCATTGCTGAACTACCCCGGTAGCACAATACACCCCGAGGGTGGTTCTCAAGTCTACGGCCATCCCCACTACCAGATGTGGCAGGAGGGCAATAACAATGTTTATGCTCCTTTCGAGGCTTCCATGGAGCCCAGCCCAGACTCTTACGCTGGCGCACCGTCCATACAACCAGGTATAGATGGCCATGAAATATGGGACTCAAGCCAACGGGCGACTCTCGAGCCCGCTGGCGGTGACTTCGATAACTGGCTCAACCAACCCGCTGGGTATTGA
- a CDS encoding DNA replication protein PSF1 (transcript_id=CADANIAT00005067), which translates to MYGELGNKLVQHAKRTQSLAHLPPYQTELVRTVAREVRDLDRDLAHLLAPFEGSFNPSQEPAVACALLVDHLCIRRNKRCLLAYHRVRTEKLEELCWKGIDVLEHQQATAAGDDGGQMGGQNSESTGAQGTSGNESSLSPEEEEYFREYSDMLATYKGQWTDIDLTGSLEPPKDLFIDVRVLKDAGEIQTEYGVINLTKNSQLYVRHGDVERLIAQGFLEQLS; encoded by the exons ATGTACGGAGAATTAGGCAATAAACTG GTTCAACACGCCAAACGCACCCAGTCCCTCGCCCACCTTCCACCGTACCAAACCGAGCTTGTCCGTACCGTCGCACGCGAAGTCCGCGACCTGGACCGCGACCTCGCCCACCTCCTGGCCCCATTTGAAGGTTCCTTCAACCCATCTCAAGAACCCGCCGTCGCGTGTGCCCTGCTAGTCGACCATCTCTGCATCCGGCGCAACAAGCGCTGCCTCCTAGCCTATCACCGCGTGCGCACAGAGAAACTCGAAGAGCTATGTTGGAAGGGAATTGATGTTCTAGAGCACCAGCAGGCGACTGCGGCGGGAGACGATGGAGGACAAATGGGAGGTCAGAACTCAGAGAGCACAGGCGCGCAGGGTACTAGTGGGAACGAGAGCTCGCTGAGCcccgaagaggaagagtaTTTCCGGGAGTACAGCGACATGCTAGCTACATACAAGGGGCAGTGGACGGATATCGATCTTACGGGGAGCTTGGAGCCACCGAAGGATCTGTTTATTGACGTGAGGGTTCTAAAGGATGCGGGAGAGATCCAAACGGAGTATGG GGTCATCAACCTAACGAAGAACAGCCAGCTTTATGTGCGACATGGCGATGTGGAACGGCTCATTGCGCAGGGGTTTCTGGAACAGCTGAGTTGA